One Salvia splendens isolate huo1 chromosome 12, SspV2, whole genome shotgun sequence genomic window carries:
- the LOC121758770 gene encoding presequence protease 1, chloroplastic/mitochondrial-like → MDRAVLLRSFSSSSPASTVLASTRLFSRSAHRLARLPRRHRLLPASRRASLLGRHIGLISPACRPSLHLKGQFCPLSVRAVSTSSAQPSSDTLGADDEVAEKLGFEKVTEEFIDECKSKAVLYKHKKTGAEIMSVSNDDENKVFGIVFRTPPKDSTGIPHILEHSVLCGSRKYPLKEPFVELLKGSLHTFLNAFTYPDRTCYPVASTNTKDFYNLVDVYLDAVFFPKCVEDVKTFQQEGWHYELNDPSEDITYKGVVFNEMKGVYSQPDSILGRASQQALFPDNTYGVDSGGDPQVIPNLTFEEFKEFHRKYYHPSNARIWFYGDDDANERLRILSEYLDIFEANSAPEESKVNYQKLFAEPVRIVEKYPATDGDDMKKKHMVCLNWLLSEKPLDLETELALGFLDHLMTGTPASPLRKILLESGLGDAIVGGGIEDELLQPQFSLGLKGVSEDDIHKVEELILNTLRKLADEGFPSEAVEASMNTIEFSLRENNTGSFPRGLALMLRSMGKWIYDMDPFVPLKYQEPLQALKVRIAEEGSKAIFAPLIEKFILNNPHRVTIEMQPDPEMASRDEAAEKENLEKVKARMTEEDLAELARATHELKLKQETPDPPEALKCVPSLSLKDIPKKPIQIPTEVGDINGVKVLQHDLFTNDVLYPELVFNMSALKQELLPLVPLFCQSLLEMGTKDLDFVQLNQLIGRKTGGISVYPFTSSVRGKEDPCSHIIVRGKAMSDRAEDLFNLVNRVMQDVELTDQKRFKQFVSQSKARMENRLRGSGHGIAAARMDGKLNVAGWISEQMGGVSYLEFLRALESKVDDDWPGIASSLEEIRRMLFTKNDCLVNLTADGQNLKNTEKYVGKFLDMLPSSSPVGSTAWNARLPPTNEAIVIPTQVNYVGKAANLFETGYQLKGSAYVISKYISNTWLWDRVRVSGGAYGGFCDFDTHSGVFSFLSYRDPNLLKTLDIYDGTSNFLRELEMDDDALTKAIIGTIGDVDSYQLPDAKGYSSLMRYLLGVTEEERQIRREEILSTRLNDFKEFADVIEAVKDKGVSVAVASSDDVDAAHKTCPDFFQVKKAL, encoded by the exons ATGGACCGAGCGGTGCTCCTCCGCTCATTCTCCTCCTCATCCCCCGCCTCCACCGTGCTCGCCTCAACCAGATTATTCTCCCGCTCCGCTCACCGCCTCGCGCGCCTTCCCAGACGACACCGTCTGCTCCCCGCCTCCCGCCGCGCCTCCCTTCTAGGACGGCACATCGGTCTCATCTCACCGGCTTGCCGTCCTTCTCTTCACCTGAAAGGACAGTTCTGCCCCCTCTCCGTCCGCGCCGTTTCTACCTCGTCCGCCCAGCCTTCGTCTG ATACTTTGGGAGCGGACGATGAAGTGGCGgagaagctcggctttgagaaAGTAACGGAGGAATTTATTGACGAGTGTAAATCTAAAGCTGTGCTGTATAAGCACAAGAAGACTGGCGCTGAGATCATGTCAGTTTCCAATGACGACGAGAACAAAGTATTCGGCATTGTTTTCCGCACTCCTCC AAAAGATTCGACGGGAATTCCTCACATTCTAGAGCACAGTGTGCTATGTGGTTCGAGAAAGTATCCTTTGAAAGAGCCTTTTGTTGAGTTGTTAAAAGGGAGCTTGCATACATTTCTGAACGCTTTCACATATCCTGATAGGACTTGCTACCCTGTTGCTTCCACAAATACAAAG GATTTCTATAACTTAGTAGATGTGTACCTAGATGCAGTCTTTTTCCCCAAATGTGTTGAAGATGTTAAAACATTTCAACAAGAAGGTTGGCATTATGAACTGAATGACCCTTCAGAGGACATCACTTATAAAG GTGTTGTTTTCAATGAGATGAAAGGTGTCTATTCTCAGCCGGATAGCATACTAGGCCGAGCTTCCCAACAG GCCCTTTTTCCTGATAATACATATGGTGTTGATAGTGGCGGTGATCCACAAGTTATTCCTAATTTAACTTTTGAGGAATTCAAG GAGTTCCACCGTAAATACTATCATCCTAGCAATGCCAGGATATGGTTTTATGGAGATGATGATGCAAATGAAAGGCTACGCATTTTAAGCG AATATCTAGATATCTTTGAAGCGAACTCAGCTCCCGAGGAATCAAAAGTGAACTATCAGAAACTGTTTGCCGAACCGGTTAGAATTGTTGAGAAATATCCTGCTACTGATGGGGATGACATGAAAAAGAAGCACATGGTGTGCCTTAATTGGCTCCTCTCAGAAAAGCCTCTAGACTTAGAAACAGAGCTAGCCCTGGGATTTTTGGACCATTTAATGACCGGAACTCCTGCTTCTCCTTTGAGAAAAATCCTGCTAGAGAGTGGTCTTGGGGATGCAATTGTTGGTGGGGGTATTGAAGATGAGCTTCTTCAGCCTCAGTTTAGTCTTGGGCTGAAAGGTGTATCAGAAGATGACATTCATAAAGTAGAAGAATTAATCTTGAATACACTAAGAAAGCTGGCAGATGAAGGCTTCCCTTCTGAAGCTGTGGAAGCATCTATGAATACAATTGAGTTCTCTTTAAGAGAAAACAATACTGGATCATTTCCTCGTGGCCTAGCGCTCATGCTTCGCTCCATG GGGAAGTGGATTTATGACATGGATCCGTTTGTGCCATTAAAGTATCAAGAACCTTTACAGGCATTGAAAGTTAGAATAGCCGAGGAAGGCTCAAAAGCAATATTTGCTCCCTTAATAGAAAAATTCATTTTGAATAACCCACATCGTGTAACTATTGAAATGCAG CCTGATCCAGAGATGGCTTCGCGTGATGAAGCAGCTGAAAAAGAAAATCTGGAAAAGGTGAAAGCTAGAATGACCGAAGAGGATCTTGCTGAACTAGCTCGTGCTACTCATGAACTTAAGTTGAAACAGGAGACTCCTGATCCACCAGAAGCTCTGAAATGTGTACCGAGCCTCTCTTTAAAAGATATTCCTAAAAAGCCTATACAAATTCCTACCGAG GTGGGTGATATCAATGGGGTAAAGGTGTTGCAGCATGACCTTTTCACAAATGATGTTCTATATCCTGAACTTGTATTCAATATGAGTGCATTGAAGCAAGAGCTTCTTCCATTGGTACCATTATTCTG CCAATCTTTGCTAGAAATGGGTACCAAAGACTTGgacttcgtacagctgaaccaGTTGATTGGAAGAAAAACTGGTGGGATATCTGTATATCCTTTCACGTCATCAGTCCGAGGGAAAGAGGACCCATGCAGCCATATAATTGTCCGAGGCAAAGCCATGTCTGATCGTGCTGAAGATTTGTTTAATTTG GTCAACCGTGTTATGCAAGATGTTGAATTAACAGACCAAAAGCGTTTTAAGCAGTTTGTTTCCCAAAGCAAAGCAAGAATGGAG AACCGATTAAGAGGCAGTGGACATGGCATTGCAGCTGCAAGAATGGATGGAAAGCTCAATGTTGCTGGTTGGATCTCTGAGCAAATGGGTGGTGTCAG TTACCTGGAATTTTTACGAGCTCTTGAAAGTAAAGTTGATGACGACTGGCCTGGAATAGCTTCTTCTCTTGAGGAGATACGAAGAATGCTGTTTACAAAAAATGACTGCCTAGTAAATCTTACGGCTGATGGACAAAATCTTAAGAACACAGAGAAGTATGTTGGTAAATTTCTTGATATGCTTCCTAGCAGCTCTCCAGTTGGATCAACGGCTTGGAATGCTAGACTCCCTCCCACAAATGAAGCTATTGTGATACCGACTCAG GTAAACTATGTAGGAAAAGCAGCAAACCTTTTTGAGACTGGCTATCAACTTAAAGGTAGTGCATATGTAATCTCAaaatacataagcaatacaTGGCTGTGGGACCGTGTGCGAGTCAGTGGTGGAGCTTATGGAGGGTTTTGTGATTTTGACACTCACTCAG GTGTCTTCTCATTCTTATCATATAGAGATCCCAATTTATTGAAGACACTTGATATCTATGATGGAACAAGCAACTTTCTGAGAGAACTTGAGATGGATGATGATGCTCTCACTAAGGCAATTATTGGGACTATTGGGGATGTTGATTCCTATCAGCTACCTGATGCCAAAGGATATAGTAG TTTGATGAGGTACTTGTTAGGAGTCACCGAGGAAGAGAGGCAGATTAGAAGAGAAGAAATTTTGTCAACGAG GTTGAATGACTTCAAAGAGTTTGCTGATGTTATCGAGGCAGTTAAGGACAAAGGTGTCTCGGTTGCTGTTGCGTCCtctgatgatgttgatgctgctCACAAGACATGCCCTGACTTCTTCCAAGTGAAGAAAGCTCTCTAA